Sequence from the Brachionichthys hirsutus isolate HB-005 chromosome 4, CSIRO-AGI_Bhir_v1, whole genome shotgun sequence genome:
TGGAGAAAACCTTCGAGCAGACGAAGTACCTGGCCGGACCGGAGCGGGCGAGGCTGGCGTACTCGCTGGGCATGACGGAATCCCAAGTCAAGGTAACGGCGACGGCGGCGGGGAGTCAAACCGCCATTTGGATTCGCTGTGTCTCTCTGAACACGTGAAGAAACAAAAGTTCAACTTTATCTCTATTTAAAGGATAAATCAggtttatttttctgatttatttacgtgttcagcaggagaagagaaaagattctgattctgttccATCAAGGAAAAGATCAAAAGAGAAGCAACAATAACAGAGAAATATccagtcgcacacacacacacacacacacacacacacacacacaaatatccaccgacacacacacacacacctacacagaagTATCTTCTATCTTCTCCATGACGAACAAGTGGAGCCCAGGCTGTCTGTGTGACGTCACGCCTGTAATGACGTCTGTCATACATTTAATTTCTCGCTCTTTCCCGACCCGTCCCTGTTCAGGTGTGGTTTCAGAACCGACGCACCAAGTGGAGGAAGAAAAGCGCGTCGGAGCCGAGCTCCACGCAGGCCGGCCACGCGGGCCACGCGGGCCACGCGGGGCCGTGCGGGGAGGCCTCCGAGAACGAGGTGGAGGACGAGGAGTACAACAAACCTCTGGACCCCGACTCCGACGACGACAAgatccggctgctgctgcgcaAGCACCGCCGGTCCTTCTCCGTGCTGCGCCTGGGGCCGCACGTTTGACCGCTCCACGCtccacgcgcgcacgcacgcacaacaTGCACGTGGTTAACCCTCACATGTAAATATACCCCGAAACCTAATTCTGTGTCTGTATAAAATACCTTCCGGTTCCCACCAATGACGTGGAGGCGCACAGGTCGCGCGCTTCTCAGCGTCCACGCACGGTTTTACGCATGTTTTAGTTGTTTCCATCAATAGAGCAGCAGATTAGTCAATGAAAACATCTTAAATCACGTTTACTTTTATATGTGCCtgtaataaatgatttattaccTGTTACACGTGACACTGGAAGAAGGTGAGGTCACGCGCGTGGTTTTTGTAGACGCATAAACCTGCATGTTATTAAAGattaccaataaaaaaaataactaatccGAATTTATTCACGTGTTCGTGATTATTTTGTCAccgaaaacaaaataaatccgtttatttatttattttattagtttcTTGTATTTATATGAATCCGGATGAACTCTTAAAGTTCTAGATTTATCTAATCTTTCTGGATTCGTTGCCAGCTCTGCTCCCGAACCCGCGTCATTCGGCTGTGGTTCGGTGAAGCCGCCGGGCAGGAGGCGCGTTGCGGGTCAAAGGTGTAATCCGGGGTGATTTAGCCGTGAGGCGGGTCTTAATTGAAGAGAAAGACCCCCAGCAGGACACTTCATCATGAAATCAATACCCCAGAACAGCTCACTCAGTCCCTCAGAGGACATCTGTCCAGTTAATGTCCACTTCTATAAGAAAGTTCCGACTGCAGACGAACGTCCTGCTTTTGATTCCTCTCAACGTTTGACctaaattataataattgaaTTTcttctttgatttattttcttgttgtcCCAAAAGATTCGAGAAATTAATTCTCAATGAAATAAGGATCTATATCCATCTGGTGAATCCCTGAGATGAAGACGGAAGTAAAAGACGTAATTTATGCCTCttttaaaagggggggggattagaaGGTGAAATATTACACTGCTTACATGAAGCcatactaataaaaaaaaaaccctcttaAACAATAAAGGACGGAAGTGGATGAATTTAATGtctgcaaattaaaatgaaaaaaacaacttctctGCTTTAGGTTGGTTGACATTCATTTAAACTTCATTTAGATTTGAATTTTGTTAGTTTATATCACTTTGTTCATATTTCCCCCACATGGTTTTATTCCCAATGTTTGTCTGCGTGAAACAACGCAAATCAAACTGgaaaccaatcaatcaataacaCAACTCATTGATGAGGGTACATTTTATGtacaaaacagaaatattacAAGGTTGTAGTGTTTGACTGGAGCTACTCTGACTGGTCCTACTGGGTGAACCGCGACAAGCGGCCGGAACCTTCGGACCCACAAACACGGCTGACAGTCAAAACCCGGATCAGCTGTGGATTTATGTACGGGAAGAATTCTAGCGTGAACAtctgagacatgagaagaaaaaaaacacacacacacacacacacacacacacacacacacacacactcgcccgAGACTGAACGGCAACCAGCAAACGGTtgaacagaagaaaacagaaaacacactcaTATTTTAAGTTCTTTAgtcacgataaaaaaaaaaactgtaaaaatcCACGACGACGAGGAGTCAAAGCGAAGTAATCCTGGCTTCCTGCGGCTGCACGTCTGCGTTTTCTGTCCTCGTGCAGACCTTTGTGGCGTCCCAGTGAAACCGTTAAACAACTGGAAGGACTGGTGCCAGAGGCCGGCGGCATCGGATGAAACGTTCCTTCTCTGAGCGAGGAGGTTCCGGGTAGAACAGGTAGGGAACAAAAAgcactttgttttcatttacagTCGGAGAAAAGAGGACGCTACAATCCTAAAGAGGAATGGATCGCTGTGTTCCGTTTAACAGAGTCTGCACCGTTTGAATAGAACGAGACGAGTTTTTTTTGGGCTAATTTTATAACCAAACAGAAAAGAAATCCAGTAAGAACCGCCTCATCCACGGAGGACGTCGGATCGGAGGCGGCATCCGTCCGCTGTCCTTCCGATCACAGCAAACCTAAAAAGCTGAAAGCAGTCAGCAGGACGGGTCGGATGCGCCAGCATCAAAGGGATCGTAGCTGTTTGATGTTCATCATTCAGGCTGATAATAAAGATAATGCTCATTATGATTCTGATTGGGTGGATTTAAATGCCGATCCGTTCCCCATCCGGAGCCAATCCGGTGGAGACATCGTTCGTTGCTCTCCGGATGAGTTTTAAAGAATGTAAAAAACAATCTGCCTGTGCTGGTTGACCAATGAGAGAGCAGGAAAAACGTGGGTCGCCGTGACAGAGAGGTGATTCTGGTTAGCGTGTTTGTTAGCGTGTCTGACAGACgtttactgtaaaaaaataaaataaaaggagagaCGACAGGTCTGAACCGGGCAGAAACCAGAACGGCCCGGTTCAGACGCTCTAAAGGGTTTAAAAAACATGATCTAAAATCAGAACGTTTAAGAGGGGGGTACGTATAAAAGACTCGGTCCACAGTCGGcgataaaaaatacaaaaagacgTGCGACCTCCGGCTCTCAGGTCGGAGCGTTTAAGCTCCGAAGCAGACGAAAGTCCTGGCAGGAATCCTTGGAAGACGGGTTTTCCTTttcgatttttttttacagcggaGAATAGCAGATTGTGTACCTGcaggagacacacagacacacagacacgcacagacagacacacagacagacacacagacagagacacacacgtcAAACATCGAGTTTGAAGCCAATCAAAGCTCATCTTCATTTAAACGTAAGGGGAAACCCCGCCCATGTGATCATGACGTAATCCGTTACGGTTAAACAAAACGAGCCGACATCCGGGAATCAATCCGGAAAAAAGGTGCGCCGGTTTAAATCCCGTCGGATTAAAGCATAGTCCATCCCgagaaacattcatttaaacGGCAGCAAAACGAAATCACGGCCGTAAAAATGCCAAtaaactctgggggggggggatgcgtgCGTCTCTGCAGCCGACGGTCCGGATGTAATCGATGTGTGCAGAGGATTCCAGAAACATCGATCAGGGGACGAGTTCGGACTCGGCGCGGCACAAAGGACGACTCTTGTCCCGCAGCCACTTCATCTTAGTTCATATCCCGTCTCCGGCGGGCCGGTCCGAGTTACGGCTCTCCTGGGAGTGGAGCTAGATTACTGCCATCAcgctctcaccccccccccccctcaccccccaccTCATCCCTCACCCCGCAGTCGTCCTCTTACCGTTCAGGAGGACGGGAGTCAGCGACCGTTGGACTTCAGGGCGAAGAACAAGAACACCGGCTgcgaggaaagaaaagagaaaacgggggggggggggggtcagtccaAAGGAAAGGCGGTCCGTCTGAAACCTTCAGTGGTTCCCATCGGGTACCTTGTGGTCTCCCATACAGACGTTAGAACCCACGGTGTCGTAAACGACGTTCTTCTCCCCGTCGTCTCCCTGAAAAGAAGGAAACCGGCTGAGTTTTATGTCTGGAACTACGGAACAAGTGTTAGCATGTGATGCTAGCTAGCCTAAGGCTAATTCTCACCTACATCCAACCATCCGTAATCCAATCACATAACGGGTTCCGATCAGCTTTAAATGCTAATTGACTGCCTCGCTAGCTACGGCGGCTAAATAACAGCGTTATTTAAAGCGAACTTCGGACGCGCGATTCGGCTCCACTGACCGTGTGCACGCATTCCCGTGCGGACAGAGACATGAGGATCCGATCGCACCAGGCGGGACAGCGCGTGTTCATGTACTGGGTGGGTTTGGTGTTGTCCTCGCTGTAGGGGTAGCTGcggcagacggggggggggggggcggggttacagCGTGGCGCTGCAGTTTAAAGCcaccagaagaagaaacggctcGGCTCCTACCTGGGTGGAAACCTGATGTCTTCTTCTCTGACAACTTCCTGGAAGGCCGCGGCTTCTTTGTCGTATTTCagcagctgtggggggggggggggggcagagttcgTTAGAGGCCGCGGGAAATCTCAGGACAAATTGGACGCGATGCGTTCAGGAGCTAATCGTTTAGGACGTTTTTTGACGCACCGCTTGGCCGTTGTCCTCCCTGAACACGGCCTGGTGCAGGTAGGCGAACAGCTTCTCCTCGATGTGGAGCAACACCTGCGGGCGAAGCGGAGGCGGGGTCAACGAAAAGAGGCGCCGAAAGCCGAAACGCCGGCGCGAGCCGGGAGCCGGCACCTTGTGGTCGTTGTCTTTTTCTTCGCAGATGATCCTCGCCACTTCGTCGCTGCTGTCCTTCATCACCTTCTGCACGTCCGTCGAGGTGGACAGGTGCTGCCAGCGGGAACACGAAGACGGGCCCGCATAAACGCCAGGACAGGCTTCCTCGTTAcgccggggtgggggggggactcacctgAACCAGGCTGAGCGTATCCAGGCGGAAATTAAAATCTCCAAACAGGAAGAAGGGCAGAGGAGTGTAGCGGTGGTCCGATATCCTGGAGGGAGACGGCGCAGGACGCAAATCCCGTCAATCCCATCTTCTTAAATCATCGCTACGCCGGTTTTGATTTACCGAAACCTTCgtgttcgcccccccccccccgagccggAAGTCTCACCTGTCGATGATGTGTCTCAGAGCTTTCTTGCGATTGGCCGAGTACACGGAGGGGCTGGAGTTGCAGGCGATGAGGTTGGAGGCATCGTGGAACAGGTGGACGTTGACCAGGTCCAGACTCCTGCGAGGGACGGGCAGACGGGTGTTGCTGTGTGGCAGGTGGAGACGAGGAACGGGAAACGGGCTGATAACGGCGAGGCCCGGCGGCCGGGCGGGCGTGGGCGCGGCTCCTTATCGGTGAGTACACGCACGTTAATACTGAGTCCACAGCGGAGAGCGTCCGGCTCGCCGCGTCCG
This genomic interval carries:
- the inpp5l gene encoding LOW QUALITY PROTEIN: inositol polyphosphate-5-phosphatase A (The sequence of the model RefSeq protein was modified relative to this genomic sequence to represent the inferred CDS: inserted 1 base in 1 codon; deleted 2 bases in 1 codon), with amino-acid sequence MEPDTDVLLVTANVGSLFDNVSTVASARWVEIQNEWLQELYKTIHCYKPQFIALHFQEXGGKDYMFNMGHAEDFFRSIESSEEMKDFDRVSVYMDNRFQAEDSFTALGSMYFIHKTLKDVCQYDFNVKDFKAVSGQNKHVGSLDEVTTVEKEKFPKRFWPDFKWSRKGFMRTRWLIHDQSLDLVNVHLFHDASNLIACNSSPSVYSANRKKALRHIIDRISDHRYTPLPFFLFGDFNFRLDTLSLVQHLSTSTDVQKVMKDSSDEVARIICEEKDNDHKVLLHIEEKLFAYLHQAVFREDNGQALLKYDKEAAAFQEVVREEDIRFPPSYPYSEDNTKPTQYMNTRCPAWCDRILMSLSARECVHTGDDGEKNVVYDTVGSNVCMGDHKPVFLFFALKSNGR